tattaattatatttaagtgCTTTTAAAAGGATGATATGAGTTAATGAATATAAACATTCAGCATAATATAGCATGAAGTTTGTTCAGTTAAATGTCAGCAATGATTGATGATGGTTTGAAAACTTCATTGGGACAGGTGAAGAGCATATCTAGAATGCATACTTTCTGTGGTAATATATTCTGTCTTACATTTTAAGGACTGAATTTTCAATGTGATCAGAAAACATTACATGATATCATACAGCAACTACTCCATTCCCCCAGTCTCTGAATTCCTCCTCATCTGCTTCCCTAACTACCAGAGCTGGCAGCACTGGCTCTCTCTGCCCCTCAGTCTCCTCTTCGTCCTGGCCATGGGGGCCAACGCCACCCTCCTGATCACCATCCGGCTGGAGGCCTGTCTGCATGAGCCCATGTACTACCTACTCAGCCTCCTCTCCTTGCTGGACATTGTACTCTGTCTCACCGTCATCCCCAAGGTCCTGGCCATCTTCTGGTTTGACTTCAGGTCCATCAGCTTCTCAGCCTGCTTCCTCCAAATGTTCATCATGAATTGCTTCCTTGCCATGGAGTCCTGCACATTCATggtcatggcctatgaccgctatgtggccatctgtcacCCACTACGATACCCCTCCATCATCACTGGCCAATTTGTAGTTAGGGCTGCCATCTTTGTGGTGGCCCGGAATGGcctcttttttctccctgttCCAATCCTTTCTGCCAGACTGAGATACTGTGCAGAGAACATCATCAAGAACTGCATCTGCACTAACCTGTCTGTGTCCAAACTCTCCTGTGATGACATCACCTTCAATCGGCTCTACCAGTTTGTGGCAGGCTGGACCCTACTGGGCTCTGACCTCATCCTTATCATTCTCTCCTACTCTTTTATCCTGAAAGCTGTGCTAAGGATTAAAGCTGAGGGAGCTGCTGCCAAGGCCCTGAGCACCTGTGGTTCCCACTTCATCCTCATCCTCTTCTTCAGCACAGTCCTGCTGGTCCTAGTCATCACTAACCTGGCCAGGAAGAGGATTCCCCCAGATGTCCCCATCCTGCTCAACATCCTGCACCACCTCATCCCCCCAGCTCTGAACCCCATTGTTTATGGTGTGAGAACCAAGGAGATCAAGCAGGGAATCCAGAAACTGCTCAGGAGGTTATAAGGGGTAAAAAGAATCAGATCCAACTCCTGGAATTGTTAAAGAAAGTCAGGAATTATTTGTATACTGGAAAGggaatttcactttttaattctgaaatgaattctgatttttctttgccTTAATATCTTAGATAAGAATGAAAACATTCCTCCATTAATCTTTGTTTCCTGTTGCTTCAaaagaattctttctttgttACATATTTTGGGGAATTTTTCTTGGAAGAATCCTTAAATGAGAGGCATGGCAAGCCTTAGTCAATGGTGTAGGATTAGATTAGGAGTGTTTGACCACTAAAGACACAGAATATATATGATAACCTTAAAAAGATCTGCCTGCCCCCTGATTTAGAAAGGATGTGGAAGCCTTCCCTGTCTCCAGTTTCAACCTGATAGAGCCCTACATGACTTCTGCATTGTGAAGGGTTGATTGGGCTAGACTATAGACATTACTCTGACTCTCAGTGCCAAGCGCTTTGCCCTGAGCATCCCTGACATTCTTCTCTGGCACTTGTGGCAGAGGTGACATCTTCCGGCTCCTCAGATCATTTCGGACCTGATAAAATTTTCCATCTGTGCAAtgtctccatatttttttttaaccaccattTTGCAGAATGAGTAAGTATGAATATTTTGTTTAGTACTCTGCATGTtattgtcgttgtttagtcactaagtcaaatctgactctttgcaaccctataaactgtaacccgccagactcctctgtccatgggatttcccagacaagaatactggagtgggttgccatttccttctccaggagatcttcccaacccaaggatagaaccttgtctcctgcactgcaggtgattctttaccactgagccatcagagaggcCCACTTGGCATGTACATACATTAAATTGTATAGACATTAAATGAGTGGTTAATTATTACCATTTTCCTAAGCACACTGTTTCCTGCTGCACTCTGAATAGGAGGAAAATCATTATCATACATCCCATTTACCTTGGGGTAGAAGATATCCATGCCATTTTAGTGCTCCTCTGTCCCTACAGTCATTTCtaccactagtttattctcttgAGAAAATTTTACTTACATGAAGGTTCAAACCACTGGATCCCAAAACATTGAATGCCACTTAAAACTATGAATTGAGCATACTATATTCATATCTATTTCAGTCTGAATACGCCATGAGGCTTCCTACAAGCATATCTTCTTGAATTCCAAGAGATAGTCTCTGGTTAAAAGTGgctatgataccactctagtacTCATACATTTTGAAGCTCTCTGGCTTCTAGTGTTACTTGGTGCCCCCAGTTCTCTCCACTTTCCCATCTGGTATAGTCAAGGGATCAAAACAGGCTCTGATGCACCAATCATGAAACAGCAATCTGCTTTCACCAGATCTAGGCAGCTATCTTAGTAAATTATCTTACTGACTTATGGCTACACAGTGTGTAGATACTTGACAGCTTTGCAACCCCTGCCTAGAGCAGTACAAAAGAGTATAACTATcagtttatctataaaataaccaAAGAGATAAACAGAGCTCATAATGCTATATATCATGTTTTCTTCAGATCCTATGGACTCCTTAATTTACTCTAATTTTCCTTCTTAGGGAAGAATAGCTCCTGCAACTTCTCTCGGAACCATCTATGACTTGGTGCTTCCTCTGAGAAAAGCTGTTAAGATGTTATTCTTTGCTTCTGAAATATTCTCAGTAGAAAAGAGTGATGGTATCATTCACTGTTGTTATCACCTTTGTCTGCCTCCATCCTGTCTGTCATGATTTCTCCTTTCTTTGATTGATTATCTTTCCTAGTTTAGACTCTTCCTGAGTGAGGATTTTTGATTCTGGCATGCTGACAATACATTAACCAGGTAGTAGCAGATGCCCCTGGGATCCCAGTTTCTGTTCAGAAAGAGGTGGCAGAGTTGGAAGAATAAAGTATAGCAGGGTTATCTCTACCCCTAAGCTTTACTTATGGTCAGTACTAGCATTGTCAGATGGGATGAAGCTGATATCCAACCCAAGGTTCTCTTCAGAAGACGTAGAGTTAGGTTCACAGTACGAGACATAGTATCATGTCCAGCTATACTCCGTCACCTAAAATACACAGTTGCAAACATAGTCCTGGAATTCAGGTAAGGTGGGAAAGACAGACTGTATCTCAGCATCATCTCCAGCTCCCTCACTCCTCTTGCTGGTGCCCAGAAGCTTTCTAAGGCATTTCCCTTTTGTTTCTGCATGTATTCAGATGAAGCTTATAGTCACCCagtgagtgctgctgctgctgctgctaagttgcttcagtcgtgtccaactctttgcagccccacagacagcagcccaccaggcttccccgtccctgggattcttcaggcaagaacactggagtgagatgccatttccttccccaatgcatgaaagtgaaaagtgaaagtgaagttgctcagtcgtgtccaactcttagcgaccccatggactgcagcccaccaggctcctccctccatgggattttccaggcaagagtactggagtgggttgccattgccttctccaacccacTGAGTGAGTCAGATTTTAATGCCCTTATTGTCCTATC
Above is a genomic segment from Bos javanicus breed banteng chromosome 15, ARS-OSU_banteng_1.0, whole genome shotgun sequence containing:
- the LOC133261228 gene encoding olfactory receptor 56A4-like, whose translation is MISYSNYSIPPVSEFLLICFPNYQSWQHWLSLPLSLLFVLAMGANATLLITIRLEACLHEPMYYLLSLLSLLDIVLCLTVIPKVLAIFWFDFRSISFSACFLQMFIMNCFLAMESCTFMVMAYDRYVAICHPLRYPSIITGQFVVRAAIFVVARNGLFFLPVPILSARLRYCAENIIKNCICTNLSVSKLSCDDITFNRLYQFVAGWTLLGSDLILIILSYSFILKAVLRIKAEGAAAKALSTCGSHFILILFFSTVLLVLVITNLARKRIPPDVPILLNILHHLIPPALNPIVYGVRTKEIKQGIQKLLRRL